In Janthinobacterium sp. J1-1, a single genomic region encodes these proteins:
- the fdxH gene encoding formate dehydrogenase subunit beta — MALQSLDIRRLSATTVTPPQARTPVTGTVAKLIDVSKCIGCKACQTACMEWNDLRDEVGENHGTYDNPTDLTPQSWTVMRFAEHESNDGNLEWLIRKDGCMHCEDPGCLKACPAPGAIVQYTNGIVDFHQENCIGCGYCVAGCPFDVPRISKKDDRAYKCTLCSDRVAVGQEPACVKTCPTGAIVFGTKEDMKVHAEERIVDLKSRGFENAGLYDPLGVGGTHVMYVLHHADKPRLYSNLPDRPRISPMVGFWKGWSKPLAVAGMAATALAGFFHYTRVGPNEVSKDEEHEALEEANRIREEEQHEPR, encoded by the coding sequence ATGGCACTGCAATCCTTAGATATCCGGCGCCTGTCCGCCACCACCGTTACCCCGCCGCAGGCGAGGACGCCGGTGACGGGCACGGTCGCCAAGCTGATCGATGTGTCGAAGTGCATCGGCTGCAAGGCTTGCCAGACGGCGTGCATGGAATGGAACGACTTGCGCGATGAAGTCGGCGAAAACCATGGCACCTACGACAATCCGACCGACCTGACGCCGCAATCGTGGACGGTGATGCGTTTTGCCGAACACGAAAGCAACGACGGCAACCTGGAATGGCTGATCCGCAAGGACGGCTGCATGCACTGCGAAGACCCGGGCTGTTTGAAAGCCTGCCCGGCGCCGGGCGCCATCGTGCAGTACACCAACGGCATTGTGGATTTCCACCAAGAAAACTGCATCGGCTGCGGCTACTGCGTGGCCGGCTGTCCTTTCGACGTGCCCCGCATTTCGAAAAAGGACGACCGCGCCTACAAGTGCACCTTGTGTTCGGACCGCGTGGCCGTCGGCCAGGAACCGGCCTGCGTGAAGACCTGTCCGACCGGCGCCATCGTGTTCGGCACCAAGGAGGACATGAAGGTGCATGCGGAAGAGCGCATCGTCGACCTGAAGTCGCGCGGCTTTGAAAACGCCGGCCTGTACGATCCGCTGGGCGTGGGCGGCACGCATGTGATGTATGTGCTGCACCATGCCGACAAGCCGCGCCTGTACTCCAACCTGCCGGACCGGCCGCGGATCAGTCCGATGGTCGGCTTCTGGAAGGGCTGGTCCAAGCCGCTGGCGGTGGCCGGCATGGCCGCGACGGCGCTGGCCGGCTTCTTCCACTACACGCGTGTCGGTCCGAACGAGGTGAGCAAAGACGAAGAGCACGAGGCACTGGAAGAGGCCAACCGCATCCGGGAGGAGGAACAGCATGAGCCACGTTGA
- the selB gene encoding selenocysteine-specific translation elongation factor — translation MIVGTAGHIDHGKTTLTRALTGVHTDRLKEEQARGISIELGYAYLPLADGTVLGVIDVPGHEKFIRTMASGITGIDFALLVVAADDGVMPQTREHLAILQLLGVTRGAVALTKIDRVDAARIAQVEREITALLAATPLAGSPLFPTAASVDNDPGVAALLAHLAQVARSLPQRDERRLFRLGVDRVFTLSGQGTVITGTALAGTATVGDTLQLAPAGLETRVRSIHAQNRAADAGVAGQRLALNLAGIGRDAIERGSWIVAPELAQCSERIDVELSLLPDSGVHLKAWSPLHVHLGAAHQLARAVVLDGDTLSPGQTARVQLVFEAPMHAVPGDRFVVRNAQATQTVGGGMVLDPFGPARKRRSPARLAWLDALTAFVAHGNYASLLGQSPLGLRESLLVRLSLLPAAVIALPDDTRRIALRGGDALLLAPQALAALDERVLAALATFHARAPDEAGPELWRLKRIVDAEMEDALWSFLVDGLLAGGAVMARGAHLHLPDHSVELTTAEQAMAEPMLAALEQGRFEPPWTRDLSRTFGVEEEATRRLLRKLAKAGQINQVVHDLFYHPAALAELALLVRQLAQQAEAQGGLPEGSGSVGAATFRDASGLGRKRAIQVLEYFDRVGYTRRVGNGHLLRPNAQWSYATAPASN, via the coding sequence ATGATCGTCGGCACCGCAGGCCATATCGACCATGGCAAGACCACCCTCACGCGCGCGCTGACGGGGGTGCACACGGATCGCCTGAAGGAAGAGCAGGCGCGCGGTATCTCGATTGAACTCGGCTACGCCTATCTGCCGCTGGCGGACGGCACGGTGCTGGGCGTGATCGACGTGCCGGGCCACGAAAAATTCATTCGCACCATGGCCTCTGGTATCACCGGCATCGACTTCGCGCTGCTGGTGGTGGCGGCCGACGATGGCGTGATGCCGCAAACGCGCGAGCACCTGGCGATTCTGCAGCTGCTGGGCGTGACGCGCGGCGCCGTGGCACTGACCAAGATCGACCGCGTTGATGCGGCCCGCATCGCGCAGGTGGAGCGTGAGATCACCGCGCTGCTGGCGGCCACGCCGCTGGCCGGCAGCCCGTTGTTTCCCACTGCCGCCAGCGTTGACAACGATCCCGGCGTGGCGGCGCTGCTGGCGCACCTGGCGCAGGTGGCGCGCAGCCTGCCGCAGCGCGATGAACGGCGTCTGTTCCGCCTGGGCGTGGATCGCGTGTTTACCTTGTCGGGGCAGGGCACGGTGATTACCGGCACGGCGCTGGCAGGCACGGCGACAGTGGGCGACACCCTGCAGCTGGCGCCAGCAGGCTTGGAGACGCGCGTGCGCAGCATCCATGCGCAGAACCGCGCGGCTGACGCCGGCGTGGCGGGCCAGCGCCTGGCGCTGAACCTGGCCGGCATCGGCCGCGACGCCATCGAGCGCGGCAGCTGGATCGTCGCGCCCGAGCTGGCCCAGTGTTCCGAGCGCATCGACGTGGAACTGAGCCTGCTGCCCGACAGCGGCGTGCACCTGAAAGCCTGGTCGCCGCTGCATGTGCACCTGGGCGCGGCGCACCAGCTGGCGCGCGCCGTGGTGCTCGATGGCGATACCTTGTCACCCGGCCAGACGGCCCGCGTGCAGCTGGTGTTCGAGGCACCCATGCATGCCGTGCCCGGCGACCGTTTCGTGGTGCGCAATGCGCAGGCCACGCAGACGGTGGGCGGTGGCATGGTGCTCGACCCGTTCGGGCCCGCGCGCAAGCGGCGCAGCCCGGCCCGGCTGGCCTGGCTCGACGCGCTGACTGCCTTTGTCGCGCATGGCAACTACGCGTCGCTGCTGGGGCAAAGCCCGCTGGGGCTGAGGGAGTCCCTGCTGGTGCGGCTGTCGCTGCTGCCTGCCGCCGTGATCGCCCTGCCGGACGACACCCGCCGCATCGCCCTGCGCGGCGGCGACGCCCTGCTGCTGGCGCCGCAAGCGCTGGCGGCATTGGACGAGCGCGTGCTGGCGGCCCTGGCGACCTTCCATGCGCGCGCCCCCGATGAGGCGGGACCGGAACTGTGGCGCCTGAAACGCATCGTCGACGCCGAGATGGAAGACGCCTTGTGGAGTTTCCTGGTCGACGGCTTGCTGGCCGGCGGCGCCGTCATGGCGCGCGGCGCGCACCTGCACCTGCCCGATCATAGCGTCGAGCTGACGACGGCAGAGCAGGCCATGGCCGAGCCGATGCTGGCGGCGCTGGAGCAGGGCCGTTTCGAGCCGCCATGGACACGCGATTTGTCGCGTACATTCGGCGTGGAAGAAGAGGCAACGCGCAGGCTGTTGCGCAAACTGGCCAAGGCGGGCCAGATCAACCAGGTGGTGCACGACCTGTTCTATCATCCGGCCGCACTGGCCGAGCTGGCGCTGCTGGTGCGCCAGCTGGCGCAACAGGCGGAAGCGCAAGGAGGCTTGCCGGAAGGGTCAGGATCCGTGGGCGCCGCCACCTTCCGCGACGCCAGCGGCCTGGGCCGCAAGCGGGCGATCCAGGTCTTGGAATATTTCGACCGGGTCGGTTATACTCGACGGGTTGGCAATGGGCATCTATTACGCCCGAACGCGCAGTGGTCTTATGCCACCGCTCCAGCCAGCAATTAG
- the selA gene encoding L-seryl-tRNA(Sec) selenium transferase, whose product MTTGQTVRLPSVDRILGDTACLELIAQYGRVQTLAVARAVLAELRAAMLAGAVCEEGATIAAIAAQMAERLQAQSRSQLRAVFNLTGTVLHTNLGRALLPDAAVQAVVEALQWPMNLEFDLETGKRGDRDDLVEELLRELTGAEAATIVNNNAAAVLLMLNTLAQGKEVIVSRGELVEIGGAFRIPDVMTRAGAVLREVGSTNRTHPHDYANGVNEDTALLMKVHCSNYAITGFTKSVELDELVPLAAMHALPTAVDLGSGTLVDLAQYGLPHETTVRETIEAGADLVTFSGDKLLGGPQCGVIVGRADLIAKIKRNPLKRALRVGKLTLAALEPVLQLYRAPDLLAERLTTLRLLTRPAAAMCAQADTLLPLLQAVLGSAYVVASEAMKSQIGSGALPVDQLPSFGLAIRSAPGSRLSNPLGTLEQRLRGLPCPVIGRIAQDTLWLDLRCLEASHQAAFVAQLGELSA is encoded by the coding sequence ATGACGACCGGGCAAACCGTGCGCCTGCCATCGGTCGACCGCATCCTGGGCGACACGGCTTGCCTGGAACTGATTGCGCAATACGGCCGCGTGCAGACGCTGGCCGTCGCGCGCGCCGTGCTGGCCGAATTGCGTGCCGCCATGCTGGCTGGCGCAGTCTGCGAAGAGGGGGCGACAATCGCCGCCATTGCCGCGCAGATGGCCGAACGGCTGCAGGCGCAATCGCGCTCGCAGCTGCGCGCCGTCTTCAACCTGACCGGCACCGTCCTGCACACGAACCTGGGCCGCGCCCTGCTGCCCGACGCGGCTGTGCAGGCCGTGGTGGAAGCGCTGCAGTGGCCGATGAACCTGGAATTCGACCTGGAGACGGGCAAGCGCGGCGACCGCGACGACCTGGTCGAGGAACTGCTGCGCGAACTGACGGGCGCCGAAGCGGCCACCATCGTCAACAACAATGCGGCCGCCGTGCTGCTGATGTTGAATACCCTGGCGCAGGGAAAAGAGGTCATCGTCTCGCGCGGCGAGCTGGTGGAAATCGGCGGCGCCTTCCGCATTCCCGACGTGATGACGCGCGCCGGCGCCGTGCTGCGCGAAGTGGGCAGCACCAATCGCACCCATCCCCACGATTACGCCAATGGCGTCAATGAAGACACGGCCTTGCTGATGAAGGTCCATTGCAGCAATTACGCGATCACCGGATTCACCAAAAGCGTGGAGCTCGACGAACTGGTGCCGCTGGCGGCCATGCACGCGCTTCCAACCGCCGTCGACCTGGGCAGCGGCACCCTGGTCGACCTGGCGCAATATGGCTTGCCGCATGAAACCACGGTGCGCGAAACGATAGAGGCGGGCGCCGACCTGGTCACCTTCAGCGGCGATAAATTGCTCGGTGGCCCGCAATGCGGCGTGATCGTCGGCCGTGCCGATTTGATCGCGAAGATCAAGCGCAATCCGTTAAAACGCGCGCTGCGCGTGGGGAAACTGACGCTGGCGGCTCTGGAACCCGTGCTGCAGCTGTACCGCGCGCCCGACCTGCTGGCCGAACGCCTGACCACGCTGCGTTTGCTGACGCGCCCTGCGGCCGCCATGTGCGCCCAGGCGGACACCCTGCTGCCGTTGCTGCAAGCCGTGCTGGGCTCCGCCTATGTGGTCGCGTCGGAAGCGATGAAAAGCCAGATCGGCAGCGGCGCCTTGCCGGTCGACCAGTTGCCCAGCTTCGGCCTGGCGATCCGCAGCGCGCCCGGTTCGCGCCTGAGCAATCCCCTGGGCACGCTGGAGCAGCGCCTGCGTGGCCTGCCTTGCCCCGTAATCGGGCGCATCGCGCAGGACACCCTGTGGCTGGACCTGCGCTGCCTGGAAGCGTCGCATCAGGCGGCATTCGTGGCGCAACTCGGTGAGCTGAGCGCATGA
- a CDS encoding type II toxin-antitoxin system RelE/ParE family toxin yields MKPGSLPGAPPHVAGWERPSDGVVWTPEAIQDRSDIYDHIEADNPAAALALDELFAEKAGRLADHPGLGKPGRVAGTRELVAHQNYILVYDTSGGLIRILRVLHAARQWPPSRVGT; encoded by the coding sequence TTGAAGCCAGGTTCGCTGCCAGGCGCGCCGCCACACGTCGCCGGCTGGGAGCGACCGAGTGATGGAGTTGTCTGGACGCCAGAGGCGATCCAGGACCGCAGCGACATCTACGACCACATCGAAGCCGACAACCCGGCCGCCGCGCTCGCCCTCGATGAGCTGTTTGCGGAAAAGGCGGGCCGTCTGGCCGATCATCCAGGCCTGGGCAAACCTGGCCGTGTAGCGGGTACCCGTGAGCTGGTAGCGCACCAGAATTACATCCTTGTCTATGACACTTCCGGCGGCTTGATAAGGATACTGCGTGTGCTGCATGCCGCCCGCCAGTGGCCACCTTCCCGCGTTGGCACTTGA
- a CDS encoding ABC transporter permease, giving the protein MKNSSVTLAAADLGAPKITLRQRLARHPQLFTLALIVAVCLVVGAINPEFFQLAMVFDIVRACTVLGLFALGVMIVLAAGGIDVSFAAIAALTMYGITKLVMTQFPETSMVVILVAGAAGGTLLGVLNGLLVDWLKAPSLIVTIGTQYLYRGILLTFIGTVFFMNVPHSMDAFGKLAVWRHDTATGVHAVLPATVLVLVAAAGLTWWLLNRTLMGRAVYAIGGSLPIAERLGYKLRTVHLFVFGYAGFLAGLAGIVHVSSTRLANPFDLVGMELDVIAAVILGGARITGGSGSVSGTLLGVLLVTLINNVLILAGVPSTWQKVIVGTFIVLAGAVFASKRSS; this is encoded by the coding sequence ATGAAAAACAGCAGCGTGACCCTGGCGGCAGCCGACCTGGGCGCACCGAAAATCACGCTGCGCCAGCGCCTGGCGCGCCATCCGCAGCTGTTCACCCTGGCCCTGATCGTCGCCGTCTGTCTGGTGGTGGGCGCGATCAATCCCGAGTTCTTCCAGCTGGCGATGGTGTTCGACATCGTGCGCGCCTGTACGGTGCTGGGCCTGTTCGCGCTGGGCGTGATGATCGTGCTGGCCGCCGGCGGCATCGACGTGTCGTTCGCGGCCATCGCGGCGCTGACCATGTACGGCATCACCAAGCTGGTGATGACGCAGTTCCCCGAAACCAGCATGGTGGTGATCCTGGTCGCCGGCGCCGCCGGCGGTACGCTGCTGGGCGTGCTCAACGGCCTGCTGGTCGACTGGCTGAAAGCCCCGTCGCTGATCGTCACCATCGGCACGCAGTACCTGTACCGCGGCATTCTGCTGACCTTTATCGGCACCGTGTTCTTCATGAACGTGCCCCATTCGATGGATGCCTTTGGCAAGCTGGCCGTCTGGCGCCACGACACGGCCACCGGCGTGCACGCGGTGCTGCCGGCCACCGTGCTGGTGCTGGTCGCTGCCGCCGGCCTGACCTGGTGGCTGCTGAACCGCACCCTGATGGGCCGCGCCGTGTACGCCATCGGCGGCAGCCTGCCGATCGCCGAACGCCTGGGCTACAAGCTGCGCACCGTGCACCTGTTCGTGTTCGGCTACGCGGGCTTCCTGGCCGGCCTGGCGGGTATCGTGCATGTGTCGAGCACGCGCCTGGCCAACCCGTTCGACCTGGTCGGCATGGAGCTCGACGTGATCGCCGCCGTGATCCTCGGCGGCGCGCGCATCACGGGCGGCAGCGGCAGCGTCAGCGGCACTTTGCTGGGCGTGCTGCTGGTCACCCTGATCAACAACGTGCTGATCCTGGCCGGCGTGCCGAGCACCTGGCAGAAGGTGATTGTCGGTACCTTTATCGTGCTGGCGGGGGCGGTGTTTGCGAGCAAGCGGTCGTCGTAA
- a CDS encoding sugar ABC transporter ATP-binding protein produces MTSTTPIPAATSKTFLQLEGIHKRYAGVHALRGVDLTIEAGEIYHLLGENGCGKSTLIKIISGAHPPSEGRITINGQPHEALTPLQSLALGIETVYQDLSLLPNMSVAENVALSEQLVAGNGRLARRFDRRAVDATAARALAAVGLPSDPHFLSTRADELPIATRQLLAIARAVATSAKMVIMDEPTTSLTQKEVDNLVSVIEGLRAQGVAVLFVSHKLDECYAIGGQAIVFRDGAKVVQGPIANFTKAELTHAMTGKQLDGGRYRSSRLHVDGEGELLRVRGLGRRGYFSGVDLTLHKGEILGITGLLDSGRNELALALVGVQGADSGSIFLDGKEVTLRNPGDAIAHRIGYVPEDRLSEGLFLDKSIRENIITTVLNTLRSRFGALDAGRAQALALATVKDLQIATPDVDRPVQSLSGGNQQRVLIGRWLAIHPRVLILHGPTVGVDVGSKDIIYRIIQRLAEDGLAVVLVSDDLPELLQNCDRILMMRKGQIANTFDADGLAEETLYHALISDSKVAA; encoded by the coding sequence ATGACCAGTACCACCCCAATTCCGGCGGCCACGTCGAAGACATTTTTGCAGCTCGAAGGCATCCACAAGCGCTATGCCGGCGTGCATGCGCTGCGCGGCGTCGATCTGACCATCGAAGCCGGCGAAATTTATCACTTGCTGGGCGAAAACGGCTGCGGCAAGAGCACCCTGATCAAGATCATCTCCGGCGCCCATCCTCCCAGCGAAGGGCGCATCACCATCAATGGCCAGCCGCATGAGGCGCTGACGCCGCTGCAGTCGCTGGCGCTCGGCATCGAGACCGTGTACCAGGATCTGTCGCTGCTGCCGAACATGAGCGTGGCCGAAAACGTGGCCCTGAGCGAGCAGCTGGTGGCCGGCAATGGCCGCCTGGCGCGCCGCTTCGACCGCCGCGCCGTCGACGCCACCGCCGCACGCGCGCTGGCCGCCGTCGGCCTGCCGTCCGATCCCCATTTCCTTTCCACCCGCGCGGATGAACTGCCGATCGCCACGCGCCAGCTGCTGGCGATCGCGCGCGCGGTGGCCACCAGCGCCAAGATGGTGATCATGGATGAACCGACCACCTCGCTGACGCAAAAGGAAGTCGACAACCTGGTATCCGTCATCGAAGGCTTGCGCGCACAAGGCGTGGCGGTGCTGTTCGTCAGCCACAAGCTCGATGAATGCTACGCCATCGGCGGCCAGGCCATCGTCTTCCGCGACGGCGCCAAAGTCGTGCAAGGGCCGATCGCCAACTTCACCAAGGCCGAACTGACGCACGCCATGACGGGCAAGCAGCTCGATGGCGGCCGTTACCGCAGCAGCCGCCTGCATGTCGATGGCGAAGGCGAACTGCTGCGCGTGCGGGGCCTGGGCCGGCGCGGCTATTTTTCCGGCGTCGACCTGACCCTGCACAAGGGCGAAATCCTCGGCATCACGGGCCTGCTCGATTCGGGCCGCAATGAACTGGCGCTGGCCCTGGTCGGTGTGCAGGGCGCGGACAGCGGATCGATTTTCCTCGACGGCAAAGAGGTCACCTTGCGCAATCCGGGCGACGCGATCGCCCACCGCATCGGCTATGTGCCGGAAGACCGTTTGAGCGAAGGCCTGTTCCTCGACAAATCGATCCGCGAAAACATCATCACCACGGTCTTGAATACCTTGCGCAGCCGCTTCGGCGCGCTCGACGCCGGCCGCGCGCAGGCGCTGGCGCTGGCCACCGTGAAGGACCTGCAGATCGCCACGCCCGACGTCGACCGCCCGGTGCAGTCGCTGTCGGGCGGCAACCAGCAGCGCGTGCTGATCGGCCGCTGGCTGGCGATCCATCCGCGCGTGCTGATTTTGCACGGCCCGACGGTCGGCGTCGATGTCGGCTCGAAGGACATCATCTACCGCATCATCCAGCGTTTGGCCGAAGACGGCCTGGCGGTGGTGCTGGTCAGCGACGACCTGCCCGAGCTGCTGCAGAACTGCGACCGCATCCTGATGATGCGCAAGGGCCAGATCGCCAATACCTTCGACGCCGACGGCCTGGCCGAAGAAACCCTGTACCACGCCCTTATTTCCGACAGCAAGGTGGCAGCATGA
- a CDS encoding formate dehydrogenase subunit gamma — protein sequence MSHVEHHDDKLRDKDGNPLIQRYNPNERTNHWITAITFVMLALSGLAMFHPSMAWLALLFGGGQWTRILHPFAGLVMFVSFAILVVRFWHHNKFEDGDKQWLKQIDDVLNNREEKLPKIGKYNAGQKILFFVLLFCMCGLLLSGIVIWRAYFAFYFPIPVIRAAALLHSVCAFGIICSIIVHIYAALWVKGSIGAMVRGTVTYGWARKHHPKWFEAVIRNDKH from the coding sequence ATGAGCCACGTTGAACATCATGATGACAAGCTTCGCGACAAGGACGGCAATCCGCTGATACAGCGCTACAACCCCAATGAGCGCACGAATCACTGGATCACGGCGATTACCTTCGTGATGCTGGCCTTGTCGGGCCTGGCCATGTTCCATCCGTCGATGGCGTGGCTGGCGCTGCTGTTCGGCGGCGGGCAATGGACGCGCATCCTGCATCCGTTTGCCGGTCTGGTGATGTTTGTCTCGTTCGCGATCCTGGTGGTGCGTTTCTGGCACCACAACAAGTTCGAGGACGGCGACAAGCAGTGGCTCAAGCAGATCGATGACGTGCTCAACAACCGCGAAGAAAAGCTGCCGAAGATCGGCAAGTACAACGCCGGCCAGAAGATCCTGTTCTTCGTGCTGCTGTTCTGCATGTGCGGTCTGCTGCTGTCGGGCATCGTGATCTGGCGCGCGTATTTCGCGTTCTATTTCCCGATTCCCGTCATCCGCGCCGCTGCCTTGCTGCACTCGGTCTGCGCGTTCGGCATTATCTGCTCGATCATCGTGCATATCTATGCCGCCCTGTGGGTCAAGGGCTCGATCGGCGCCATGGTGCGCGGCACCGTCACGTATGGCTGGGCGCGCAAGCACCATCCTAAGTGGTTCGAGGCGGTGATACGCAACGACAAACACTAG
- a CDS encoding substrate-binding domain-containing protein: MLTKTKCAAAIIALGTLSVAGVLHAQNKKPVDIVTVVKITGMSWFNRMEVGVKEFGAANVGVVNARQIGPAQSDAAQQQRLVEDLVAKKVDAIAVVSMDPLTLEPVLKRALDRGIKVVTHEADNQKNTLVDIEAFDNTAYGARLNERLAECMGKTGKWSSLLGSLGSQSQVQWADGGANNAKKYPKMTLVDAKNETANDAEKAYGKAKEILRKHPDIKGFQGSSSLDVLGIGRAIEEAGLTGKICVYGTGLPSEAAKFLESGAVGGIAFWDPKDAGIMMNKAALMLVQGKTITNGMDMGVPGYNAVTVKKGPGVGIIVTGKAWVEVDKSNYKKYAF, from the coding sequence ATGCTTACGAAAACAAAATGCGCCGCCGCCATCATCGCCCTGGGCACCCTGTCCGTTGCCGGCGTGCTGCACGCACAGAATAAAAAGCCGGTCGATATCGTCACCGTCGTCAAAATCACCGGCATGAGCTGGTTCAACCGCATGGAAGTGGGCGTCAAGGAATTCGGCGCCGCCAATGTGGGCGTGGTCAATGCGCGTCAGATCGGCCCGGCCCAGTCCGACGCCGCCCAGCAGCAACGCCTGGTGGAAGACCTGGTGGCGAAAAAGGTCGATGCGATCGCCGTCGTCTCGATGGACCCGCTGACCCTGGAACCGGTGCTCAAACGCGCACTGGACCGCGGCATCAAGGTCGTCACGCATGAAGCGGACAACCAGAAGAACACCCTGGTCGACATCGAAGCGTTCGACAACACGGCCTACGGCGCGCGCCTGAACGAGCGCCTGGCCGAGTGCATGGGCAAGACCGGCAAATGGTCGTCCCTGCTGGGCTCCCTGGGCAGCCAGTCGCAGGTGCAATGGGCCGACGGCGGCGCCAACAATGCCAAGAAGTATCCGAAGATGACCCTGGTCGACGCCAAGAACGAAACCGCCAACGACGCCGAGAAAGCCTACGGCAAGGCGAAGGAAATCCTGCGCAAGCATCCGGACATCAAGGGCTTCCAGGGTTCGTCCTCGCTGGACGTGCTGGGCATCGGCCGCGCCATCGAAGAAGCTGGCCTGACCGGCAAGATCTGCGTGTACGGTACCGGCCTGCCAAGCGAAGCGGCCAAGTTCCTGGAATCGGGTGCGGTCGGCGGCATCGCCTTCTGGGATCCGAAAGACGCCGGCATCATGATGAACAAGGCGGCGCTGATGCTGGTGCAGGGCAAGACCATCACCAACGGCATGGACATGGGCGTACCGGGCTATAACGCGGTCACCGTGAAAAAAGGTCCTGGCGTGGGCATTATCGTCACCGGCAAGGCCTGGGTGGAAGTGGATAAATCCAACTACAAGAAATACGCATTCTAA
- the fdhE gene encoding formate dehydrogenase accessory protein FdhE, with translation MVQRILQPGEIEGLDHNAIPRLLLPQPTSLFTARALRLRELAQGNIKGIPVDAGMQGYLVLMAALADAQAAVVAKLAPDAVPVADADALRRAVQHRMPVLPVSGARPPVWRTIFHDLLTELAATAALQPALATGLTQVLAQLRALDDAALDACADAVLDENGDNLNPMHAPFVAAALQILWSSSASQLRAARVPDLETGALCPVCGSHPVASVIRIGGQSQGYRYLHCGICESEWHMVRVKCSTCEQNGKIAYQGLDANDAAPFDPVTAKDDKLPNKANDPKKVARAETCDDCHTYRKVFNQEHDYNVEPLADDLASLMLDLLVGEAGYQRASGNPLLWLGKSEGQQS, from the coding sequence TTGGTACAACGAATTCTTCAGCCAGGCGAAATCGAAGGCCTGGACCACAACGCGATTCCGCGCCTGCTGCTGCCGCAGCCCACCAGCCTGTTTACGGCGCGCGCCCTGCGCTTGCGCGAACTGGCGCAGGGAAACATCAAGGGCATACCGGTCGACGCCGGCATGCAGGGTTACCTGGTGCTGATGGCCGCGCTGGCCGATGCGCAGGCGGCGGTGGTGGCCAAACTGGCGCCCGACGCCGTGCCGGTGGCCGACGCCGATGCGCTGCGCCGCGCGGTCCAGCACCGCATGCCGGTGCTGCCCGTCAGCGGCGCCCGTCCGCCCGTCTGGCGCACGATCTTCCATGACCTGTTGACGGAACTGGCCGCCACGGCCGCATTGCAGCCGGCGCTGGCCACGGGCCTGACGCAAGTGCTGGCGCAGCTGCGCGCGCTGGACGACGCGGCGCTGGACGCCTGCGCCGATGCCGTGCTCGATGAAAACGGCGACAACCTGAACCCCATGCATGCGCCGTTTGTCGCCGCCGCGCTGCAGATCCTGTGGTCCAGTTCGGCCAGCCAGCTGCGCGCCGCGCGCGTGCCCGACCTGGAGACGGGCGCGCTGTGCCCCGTCTGCGGTTCGCATCCGGTCGCCAGCGTGATCCGCATCGGCGGCCAGTCGCAGGGCTACCGCTATCTGCACTGCGGCATCTGCGAAAGCGAATGGCATATGGTGCGCGTGAAATGCTCGACCTGCGAGCAGAACGGCAAGATCGCTTACCAGGGCCTGGACGCCAACGACGCGGCGCCATTCGATCCGGTCACGGCCAAGGACGACAAGCTGCCCAACAAGGCGAATGACCCGAAAAAAGTGGCGCGCGCGGAAACCTGCGACGACTGCCATACCTACCGCAAGGTCTTCAACCAGGAGCACGATTACAACGTCGAGCCGCTGGCCGACGACCTGGCCAGCCTGATGCTGGATCTGCTGGTGGGCGAGGCGGGCTACCAGCGCGCCAGCGGCAATCCGCTGCTGTGGCTCGGAAAAAGCGAGGGCCAGCAGTCATGA